In Stigmatopora nigra isolate UIUO_SnigA chromosome 2, RoL_Snig_1.1, whole genome shotgun sequence, a single window of DNA contains:
- the LOC144188420 gene encoding parathyroid hormone-related protein-like has product MCSIVLLHQWSLAVFLLCSPAMPYGRPVDALSSRMRRSVSHAQLMHDKGRSMQELKRRLWLQELLEEVHTADERAPPTHSRTPNFSGNELHQKTPEATKNLPHRFGVDREGPVLPQETNKAMAYKDQDQPLKVATKRKKKTKLGRRREGDKKRRRTRSAQTQE; this is encoded by the exons ATGTGCTCCATAGTGCTACTTCATCAATGGAGTTTGGCTGTGTTCTTGCTGTGTTCTCCAGCGATGCCATACGGGAGGCCAGTTGACGCACTAAGTAGCAGAAT GCGGCGGTCGGTGAGCCACGCCCAGTTGATGCACGACAAAGGTCGCAGCATGCAAGAACTGAAGCGTCGCCTGTGGCTGCAAGAGCTCCTGGAGGAGGTGCACACGGCCGATGAGAGGGCGCCACCCACTCACAGTAGGACGCCTAACTTCAGTGGGAATGAGCTCCACCAAAAGACCCCAGAGGCCACCAAGAACCTGCCTCACAGGTTCGGGGTGGACCGCGAGGGCCCCGTCCTGCCGCAGGAGACCAACAAGGCCATGGCTTATAAGGACCAGGATCAGCCGCTCAAGGTGGCcaccaaaaggaaaaaaaagaccaagctGGGACGGCGCAGGGAAGGCGACAAGAAGCGGAGGAGGACCCGCTCGGCCCAAACGCAAGAGTGA